In one window of Nodosilinea sp. PGN35 DNA:
- a CDS encoding PIG-L deacetylase family protein, whose amino-acid sequence MSQSVLVIAPHPDDEVLGCGGTIARHADLGDAVHVLIMTRGDPDLYPDDDQAALDRDIRAAHSALGVTSTTHLDFPAPRLDSLPGYQLANAIGEAIARLRPTILYLPHRGDIHTDHQRVYLAGLVAARPINHCPVRQVLCYETLSETEWAAPEGDQVFRPTVFADITPYLETKLKAMACYRDEVKPFPHPRSLPALQALAQLRGATVGVAAAEAFALVRQIV is encoded by the coding sequence ATGAGCCAGTCTGTTCTAGTAATTGCTCCCCATCCCGACGATGAGGTCTTGGGCTGCGGCGGCACCATCGCCCGCCACGCCGACCTGGGCGACGCGGTGCACGTGCTAATCATGACTCGAGGCGACCCCGACCTCTACCCCGACGACGACCAGGCCGCCCTGGATCGAGACATTCGCGCCGCCCACTCCGCCCTGGGGGTAACCAGCACCACCCATCTGGATTTTCCGGCTCCCCGGCTGGACAGTTTGCCGGGCTACCAGTTGGCCAATGCTATTGGCGAGGCGATCGCGCGGCTGCGGCCCACTATTCTCTATCTGCCGCACCGGGGCGACATTCACACCGATCACCAGCGGGTGTACCTGGCGGGGCTGGTGGCGGCCCGGCCCATCAACCACTGCCCGGTGCGCCAGGTGCTCTGCTACGAAACTCTCTCAGAGACCGAGTGGGCTGCGCCGGAGGGTGACCAGGTGTTTCGGCCCACGGTGTTCGCCGACATTACCCCCTACCTGGAGACCAAGCTCAAGGCGATGGCCTGCTACCGCGACGAGGTGAAGCCGTTTCCGCACCCGCGATCGCTGCCCGCCCTACAAGCCCTGGCCCAGCTGCGGGGGGCAACGGTGGGGGTAGCCGCCGCCGAGGCCTTTGCCCTGGTGCGCCAAATTGTCTAA
- a CDS encoding sugar transferase, whose product MQTDAKTHTVRSLEQWKVIERARLGQRQGIKLQLVLKRLIDVVLAAVGVVMIAPLLVAIAIAVRLSSPGPVFFIQERMSQFGQPFYIYKFRTMVDGAIHIGAGINTFEGDPRITPVGKFLRDYHLDELPQLFNVLRGEMSLVGPRPLLMSALETYTLRQQKRLLMPPGMTAWEAVKGGLNNSLSDRLNLDIWYVENWWLGLDLWILLLTIPVVLRREGVYECQDIEPS is encoded by the coding sequence ATGCAGACCGATGCTAAAACCCACACCGTCCGCTCTCTGGAGCAGTGGAAAGTAATTGAGCGGGCTCGCCTCGGCCAGCGCCAAGGGATCAAATTGCAGCTAGTTCTAAAGCGGCTGATCGATGTGGTGCTGGCGGCGGTGGGAGTGGTAATGATTGCGCCGCTGCTGGTGGCAATCGCGATCGCCGTGCGCCTCAGTTCCCCCGGCCCGGTGTTTTTTATTCAAGAGCGCATGAGCCAGTTTGGCCAGCCCTTTTATATCTATAAATTTCGCACCATGGTCGATGGGGCCATCCACATCGGGGCTGGTATTAACACCTTTGAGGGCGATCCTCGCATTACCCCGGTGGGCAAATTTTTGCGGGACTATCACCTGGATGAACTGCCCCAGCTCTTTAACGTGCTGCGGGGGGAAATGAGCCTGGTGGGGCCGCGCCCGCTGCTGATGTCGGCCCTCGAAACCTATACTCTTCGGCAGCAAAAGCGCCTACTGATGCCGCCAGGGATGACCGCCTGGGAAGCGGTGAAGGGCGGCTTGAATAACAGCTTGAGCGATCGCCTCAATTTAGATATTTGGTATGTCGAAAACTGGTGGCTGGGCCTCGACTTATGGATTTTGCTGCTCACCATTCCAGTCGTTCTGCGCCGCGAAGGCGTCTACGAATGCCAGGACATAGAACCCTCCTAA
- a CDS encoding glycosyltransferase family 4 protein, translated as MKILHICAVGATTLKLLRPQIDHLLNCGLEVEVACSPDADTESFRQFGYVVHTVHIDREISPIKNLKSLIKLVKLMQQQRYDLVHVHTPIAAVLGRIAAKTAGVKRIVYTAHGFPFHDLLSPGQYAVYFAIEKFCAQFTDLILTQSYEDLVTAQQKNLCPAHKIRHLNNGVDSHTFSQQRLSPAAQARLRELLGIPDGALVVGTIGRLTRQKGFAYLVDAIAQLRPQFPKLRLLIIGGELSTDPEPFQAELMAQVQGLGLQDCVTFTGFRDDTPELLGLLDVFCLPTYFGEGLPRSILEAMAMGLPIVTTDIRGCREAVIPQENGLIVPPKDSGALAEALGELLGDRALRQRFGEASRQRVEALYNERYVFERLATWYRELGIEMAVPAADHVATRELLGTEAPR; from the coding sequence ATGAAGATTTTACATATTTGTGCGGTGGGGGCGACCACCTTAAAACTGCTGCGCCCCCAGATAGACCATCTGCTTAACTGCGGCCTTGAAGTGGAAGTAGCCTGCTCTCCCGATGCCGATACTGAGTCTTTTCGTCAGTTTGGCTATGTGGTGCACACAGTGCACATCGATCGCGAAATTTCGCCTATTAAAAATCTCAAAAGCCTCATCAAGCTTGTTAAGTTGATGCAGCAGCAGCGATACGATTTGGTGCATGTGCACACCCCCATTGCCGCTGTCCTGGGGCGGATAGCGGCCAAAACTGCCGGAGTGAAACGCATTGTTTACACCGCCCACGGTTTTCCCTTTCACGATTTGCTGTCGCCTGGGCAATACGCTGTTTACTTTGCCATTGAGAAGTTTTGTGCTCAGTTTACCGACCTGATTTTGACGCAGAGCTACGAAGATCTGGTTACCGCCCAGCAAAAAAATCTTTGCCCAGCCCACAAAATTCGCCACCTCAACAACGGGGTTGACAGCCACACATTTTCTCAACAGCGGCTCAGCCCGGCGGCTCAAGCTAGACTGCGCGAGCTGCTGGGCATTCCTGATGGTGCCCTGGTGGTGGGCACCATTGGGCGGCTGACGCGGCAAAAGGGGTTTGCCTATTTGGTCGATGCGATCGCCCAGCTGCGCCCCCAGTTCCCCAAGCTGCGCCTGCTGATTATTGGTGGCGAACTGAGCACTGACCCCGAACCGTTTCAAGCGGAACTGATGGCCCAAGTGCAGGGGCTGGGGCTGCAAGACTGCGTCACCTTTACCGGCTTTCGCGACGACACCCCTGAGCTGCTGGGTTTGCTGGATGTGTTTTGCCTGCCCACCTACTTTGGCGAGGGGCTGCCCCGCTCCATTCTCGAAGCGATGGCGATGGGGCTGCCGATTGTCACCACCGATATTCGCGGCTGTCGGGAGGCGGTGATCCCCCAGGAAAACGGGCTGATTGTGCCACCGAAGGATAGCGGGGCGCTGGCTGAAGCCCTGGGGGAACTGCTGGGCGATCGCGCCCTGCGCCAGCGGTTTGGCGAGGCCAGCCGTCAGCGGGTTGAGGCGCTCTACAACGAGCGCTATGTGTTTGAGCGCCTGGCCACCTGGTATCGAGAGTTGGGGATAGAAATGGCCGTTCCAGCAGCTGATCATGTCGCCACCAGAGAGCTTTTGGGGACCGAAGCCCCGCGGTAA
- a CDS encoding cation-transporting P-type ATPase: MDPTHRPLWTLLQAEVYTALDTEASGLTDLEAQRRLDRYGPNELPEPAHRPLWLRFSDQLTHFMALLLWVAGALAFVAHTPALGWAIWAVIWVNAAFSFWQEFRAEQALAALKNVLPSQVRVLRGGELVPMAARQLVRGDVVQLEEGDRIPADARLVSAEGLYLDVAVLTGESLPVARNPHPVRQRETLPLRGGQPLERRGEQPQHERTNPAEISNLVLAGATVVAGRGTAVVYATGTHTEFGQVAHLTTGIVREPSTLEVQVSHIVRVITAIAVAMGLLVFALTALLVGMDLTESFVFAIGIIVALVPEGLLPTVTLSLAIGVQRMVRRNALVRRLSVVETLSAVNVICTDKTGTLTKNEMTVRHLWLPADPAVMGFQPEASQPETPSPDDGETGLLPGQIRVTGAGYDPTVGQVHLPPDSPLTGKLHLLLTGAALCSNARLRHLTAPSRWQEIGDPTEAALVVVAAKAGLNVEDLQQRYPRQREIPFDSRRRMMTVVLDGGTDLWPSTFPQGHSQVAFTKGAPLEVVRHCQHILRDGAVEDLGHGDWEQVVAANDSFARQGFRVLGLAARPGDRLQNMKAQDLEQGLTFIGLVAMFDPPRPEVPEAIAQCHRAGIRVTMVTGDYGLTAEAIAQQVGLVDAPATSHEPIRVITGETLGHLSDAQLQQLVKYRSRLVFARMSPEHKLRLVEAYKATRAVVAVTGDGVNDAPALRSAHIGIAMGLNGTDVAREAADMVLTDDNFATIVSAIEEGRTIYQNIRKFITYILASNVPELLPFLAMVALKIPPALVIMQILAIDLGTDMVPALALGAEAAETGTMALPPRAKDQPLMDRGLLLRAYGWLGIIEGGLGMAAFGWVWHSHGFDLPALQAVTPALQADSATAPVVAIYLQATTLTLAAIVACQSGNVFACRSETVPVGRLGWWSNPMIWLGLGVEWALIAAIITLPPLQRIFSTAPLTPGQWALLLLCPPLVLGLEELRKRHGRGWHLP, from the coding sequence ATGGACCCAACCCATCGCCCCCTTTGGACGCTGCTCCAAGCAGAGGTCTACACTGCCCTCGACACCGAGGCCAGCGGGCTGACCGACCTTGAAGCCCAGCGCCGCCTCGATCGCTATGGCCCCAACGAGCTGCCGGAGCCCGCCCACCGCCCCCTGTGGCTGCGCTTTAGCGACCAGCTCACCCACTTTATGGCGCTGCTACTGTGGGTGGCGGGGGCGCTGGCCTTTGTCGCCCACACCCCGGCCCTGGGCTGGGCCATCTGGGCGGTGATCTGGGTAAATGCGGCCTTCAGCTTTTGGCAGGAGTTTCGGGCTGAGCAGGCCCTGGCGGCTTTAAAGAACGTGCTGCCCAGTCAGGTGCGGGTGCTGCGCGGCGGCGAGCTGGTGCCAATGGCCGCGCGGCAGCTGGTGCGGGGCGATGTGGTGCAGCTAGAAGAGGGCGATCGCATCCCTGCCGATGCCCGCCTGGTCAGCGCCGAGGGTCTCTACCTGGATGTGGCGGTGCTGACTGGCGAGTCGCTGCCGGTGGCCCGCAACCCCCACCCCGTACGCCAGCGCGAGACGTTGCCCCTGCGCGGCGGCCAGCCCCTCGAACGCCGGGGCGAGCAACCCCAGCACGAGCGCACCAACCCCGCTGAAATCAGTAACCTGGTGCTGGCGGGGGCCACGGTGGTGGCGGGCCGGGGCACCGCCGTGGTCTACGCCACCGGCACCCACACCGAATTTGGCCAGGTGGCCCACCTGACCACGGGCATCGTGCGCGAACCCAGCACCCTGGAGGTGCAGGTCAGCCACATTGTGCGGGTGATTACGGCGATCGCCGTCGCCATGGGCCTGCTGGTGTTTGCCCTCACCGCCCTGCTGGTGGGTATGGACCTCACCGAGAGCTTTGTCTTTGCCATCGGCATCATCGTCGCCCTGGTGCCCGAGGGGCTGCTGCCCACCGTCACCCTGTCCCTGGCCATTGGGGTGCAGCGCATGGTGCGGCGCAACGCCCTGGTGCGCAGGCTTTCGGTGGTGGAAACCCTCAGCGCCGTCAACGTCATCTGCACCGACAAAACCGGCACCCTGACCAAAAACGAAATGACCGTGCGCCACCTGTGGCTGCCCGCCGACCCCGCCGTGATGGGTTTCCAACCGGAGGCTTCCCAACCGGAGACCCCCTCCCCGGACGATGGCGAGACGGGCCTGCTGCCGGGGCAAATTCGCGTCACCGGGGCAGGCTACGACCCCACCGTAGGCCAGGTGCACCTGCCCCCAGACTCGCCCCTGACCGGGAAACTGCACCTGCTGCTCACCGGGGCCGCCCTCTGCTCCAACGCCCGCCTGCGCCACCTGACGGCCCCCAGCCGCTGGCAGGAGATCGGCGACCCCACCGAGGCGGCCCTGGTGGTGGTCGCCGCCAAGGCGGGCCTCAACGTTGAAGACCTCCAGCAGCGCTACCCCCGCCAGCGGGAAATTCCCTTCGACTCGCGCCGCCGCATGATGACCGTGGTGCTCGATGGGGGAACCGACCTCTGGCCCAGCACCTTTCCCCAGGGCCACTCCCAGGTGGCTTTTACCAAGGGAGCCCCGCTGGAGGTGGTGCGCCACTGCCAGCACATTTTGCGAGATGGGGCCGTGGAGGATCTGGGCCACGGCGACTGGGAGCAGGTAGTTGCCGCCAACGACAGCTTTGCCCGCCAGGGTTTTCGGGTGCTGGGTTTGGCCGCTCGCCCCGGCGATCGCCTCCAAAATATGAAGGCCCAGGATCTAGAACAGGGCCTCACCTTCATTGGCCTGGTGGCGATGTTTGACCCGCCCCGGCCCGAGGTGCCCGAGGCGATCGCCCAGTGCCACCGGGCGGGCATTCGCGTCACCATGGTGACGGGCGACTACGGGCTGACTGCTGAGGCGATCGCCCAGCAGGTCGGCCTGGTCGATGCCCCGGCCACCAGCCACGAGCCCATCCGGGTGATCACGGGCGAAACCCTGGGCCACCTCTCCGACGCCCAGCTTCAGCAGCTCGTGAAATACCGATCGCGGCTGGTGTTTGCCCGCATGTCGCCCGAGCACAAGCTGCGCCTGGTGGAGGCCTACAAGGCCACCAGGGCCGTGGTGGCGGTGACTGGCGACGGCGTCAACGACGCTCCGGCTCTGCGATCGGCCCACATCGGCATTGCCATGGGCCTCAACGGCACCGATGTGGCCCGCGAAGCCGCCGACATGGTGCTCACCGACGACAACTTCGCCACCATCGTCAGTGCGATCGAGGAGGGCCGCACCATCTACCAAAACATCCGCAAGTTCATCACCTACATCCTGGCCTCCAACGTGCCCGAGCTGCTGCCCTTTTTGGCCATGGTGGCCCTAAAAATTCCGCCAGCCCTGGTAATTATGCAGATCCTGGCCATCGACCTGGGCACCGACATGGTGCCCGCCCTAGCCCTGGGGGCCGAGGCCGCTGAAACTGGCACCATGGCCCTGCCCCCCCGCGCCAAAGACCAGCCCCTGATGGATCGCGGCCTGCTGCTGCGGGCCTACGGCTGGCTCGGCATTATTGAGGGAGGGTTGGGCATGGCTGCCTTTGGCTGGGTGTGGCACAGCCATGGGTTCGACCTGCCCGCTCTCCAGGCCGTTACCCCCGCCCTCCAGGCCGATAGCGCCACCGCCCCAGTGGTGGCCATCTACCTCCAGGCCACGACCCTCACCCTGGCGGCGATCGTCGCCTGCCAGAGCGGCAACGTCTTCGCCTGCCGTTCCGAAACGGTGCCGGTGGGGCGGCTGGGCTGGTGGTCTAACCCCATGATCTGGCTGGGCCTGGGGGTGGAGTGGGCCTTGATCGCCGCGATTATCACCCTGCCGCCGCTCCAGCGCATTTTTTCAACAGCACCCCTCACCCCTGGGCAGTGGGCGCTACTGCTGCTGTGTCCGCCCCTGGTTCTCGGCCTGGAGGAGCTGCGCAAACGCCATGGGCGGGGGTGGCATCTGCCCTGA
- a CDS encoding cytochrome P450, with amino-acid sequence MTTTLQPPPSPPTLAEPRGYPVIGHALDYRLNPLSFYSHCAEYGDFVRLRFGPHPVYFLNHPDLIKEVFVTKGSSFLARAEGRESRFFDPLFGHGLAVSEGTFWRRQRRLMQPIFQRSHLADYGGWAVAQMRAQLDTWPVGDVTDIRPVMARCARRIITKIVFGEAGLAHLDSLEAVLNAALKEYDNRDRNWLLYLMPEHFPTPSNRRYHEAVEAMNQWIYAAIAAGREHNPDRGDMLCQLLKVQDDTGVGMGDRELRDELVNVIVGHDTLPDVFCWAWWQIAHYPDWEDRLVEEWQTVLGGRSPSMEDIPRLPLTEWTVKETLRLYPLAWVTGRVATQDCAIAGQPIHAGENVVMCQWVTHRDSRWFDHPNSFNPQRWAPDAAQRIPTHAYYPFGGGPRACIGQGLTMLEAVLLLADIGQRFKLRPLPGQTMVPHPGPSFSLRPPHGLQVQILAR; translated from the coding sequence ATGACGACTACCCTCCAACCCCCGCCATCGCCCCCTACCCTGGCCGAGCCCAGGGGCTACCCGGTGATTGGCCACGCCCTCGACTATCGGTTGAACCCGCTGAGTTTTTATAGCCACTGTGCTGAGTACGGCGACTTTGTGCGGCTGCGGTTTGGCCCCCACCCGGTGTATTTTCTCAACCACCCCGACTTGATCAAAGAGGTGTTTGTCACCAAGGGGTCGAGCTTTTTGGCCCGGGCCGAAGGGCGCGAGTCGCGCTTTTTTGACCCGCTGTTTGGCCACGGGCTGGCGGTGAGCGAGGGCACTTTTTGGCGACGACAGCGGCGGCTGATGCAGCCCATTTTTCAGCGCTCCCACCTGGCGGACTACGGCGGTTGGGCGGTGGCCCAGATGCGCGCCCAGCTCGATACCTGGCCCGTGGGCGACGTGACCGACATTCGCCCGGTCATGGCCCGCTGCGCCCGCCGAATCATTACCAAAATTGTCTTTGGGGAGGCGGGGCTGGCCCACCTCGACAGCCTTGAGGCGGTGCTAAATGCGGCGCTGAAGGAGTACGACAACCGCGATCGCAACTGGCTGCTGTACCTGATGCCCGAGCACTTCCCGACCCCCAGCAATCGCCGCTACCACGAGGCCGTTGAGGCGATGAACCAGTGGATCTACGCGGCGATCGCCGCCGGGCGAGAGCACAACCCCGACCGTGGCGACATGCTCTGCCAGCTGCTCAAGGTGCAGGATGACACCGGGGTGGGCATGGGCGATCGCGAGCTGCGCGACGAGTTGGTCAACGTCATCGTCGGCCACGACACCCTTCCCGATGTGTTTTGCTGGGCCTGGTGGCAGATCGCCCACTACCCCGACTGGGAAGACCGCCTGGTAGAGGAATGGCAGACGGTGCTGGGGGGGCGATCGCCCAGCATGGAAGACATCCCGCGCCTGCCGTTGACCGAGTGGACAGTCAAAGAAACCCTGCGCCTCTACCCCCTGGCCTGGGTGACGGGGCGGGTGGCCACCCAGGACTGCGCGATCGCCGGGCAGCCCATTCACGCGGGCGAAAACGTGGTGATGTGCCAGTGGGTTACCCACCGCGACAGCCGCTGGTTTGATCACCCCAATAGCTTTAACCCCCAGCGCTGGGCACCCGATGCGGCCCAGCGCATTCCCACCCACGCCTACTACCCCTTTGGCGGCGGCCCCCGCGCCTGCATTGGCCAGGGGCTAACCATGCTGGAGGCGGTGCTGCTGCTGGCCGACATTGGCCAGCGGTTTAAGCTGCGGCCCCTGCCCGGCCAGACCATGGTGCCCCATCCGGGGCCGTCGTTCTCGCTGCGGCCTCCCCATGGTCTACAGGTGCAGATTTTGGCTCGATAG
- a CDS encoding WbqC family protein encodes MTVAAIHQPQYLPYLGFFHKLAQADLFIVMDNVEFLRRGLQHRNKVKTSQGDQWLTVPVLHQQNQRILDVKINPDTAWNRKHWGTLTTNYSPAPYFDRYATDLQYLLQQDWHNLCALNMALIKWVMRQLEIHTPMVRLSELPVQGHKSELLISTCKAVGADTYLSGPGGRGYMDLALFDAAGVEVLWQEFTPPRYAQVFPEVGFVPNLSILDVLFCCGPDTRWFLEAPAGRSRPLTLGVA; translated from the coding sequence ATGACTGTTGCCGCTATTCACCAGCCCCAGTACCTACCCTACCTCGGCTTTTTTCACAAATTGGCCCAGGCCGATCTGTTCATCGTGATGGACAATGTTGAGTTTTTGCGGCGGGGTTTACAGCACCGCAATAAGGTCAAAACCAGCCAGGGCGATCAGTGGCTGACGGTGCCGGTTTTGCACCAGCAAAATCAGCGCATTCTCGATGTCAAAATCAACCCCGACACCGCCTGGAACCGCAAGCACTGGGGCACGCTGACCACCAACTATTCGCCCGCGCCCTACTTTGATCGCTACGCCACCGATCTGCAATACCTCTTGCAGCAGGACTGGCACAATCTCTGTGCGCTGAATATGGCGCTGATCAAGTGGGTGATGCGGCAGCTTGAGATTCATACGCCCATGGTTCGGCTGTCGGAACTGCCCGTTCAGGGGCACAAGAGCGAACTGCTGATTTCGACCTGCAAAGCCGTGGGGGCAGACACCTACCTTTCGGGGCCTGGGGGGCGCGGCTATATGGATCTGGCGCTGTTTGACGCGGCGGGGGTAGAGGTGCTTTGGCAGGAGTTTACGCCACCTCGCTATGCACAGGTGTTCCCTGAGGTGGGGTTTGTGCCCAACCTGTCGATTTTGGATGTGCTGTTTTGCTGTGGCCCCGATACCCGATGGTTTTTAGAGGCTCCGGCGGGGCGATCGCGCCCCCTGACCCTGGGCGTGGCTTAG
- a CDS encoding DegT/DnrJ/EryC1/StrS aminotransferase family protein: MSPKPILLSPPHLGEAELEYVKQAFATNWIAPVGPHIDAFEAEFCQAVGSPHAVAVSSGTAALHLALRLLGVGPGDEVLCSTLTFVATANPILYQGATPVFIDSDRTSWNMDPNLLEAALAQRARRGTLPKAVIVVHLYGQSADLDAIGDLCDRYGVPLIEDAAESLGATYRGRATGTVGRIGIFSFNGNKIITTSGGGMLVTADPALARQAQFLATQARDPAPHYQHSQLGYNYRLSNVLAGIGRGQLAVLKERVAARRRNFAAYHQALGTLPGISFMPEAAYGTATRWLTCLTVDETAFGCDRDTLRLALEAAQIESRPVWKPLHLQPLFAGCEVVGGAVAADLFRRGLCLPSGSGLLPDELERVISLVARQYHLARAATVLC; encoded by the coding sequence ATGTCGCCCAAGCCGATTTTGCTGTCGCCGCCCCACCTGGGCGAGGCCGAGCTGGAGTACGTCAAACAGGCCTTTGCCACCAACTGGATTGCCCCGGTTGGCCCCCATATCGATGCCTTTGAGGCCGAATTTTGCCAGGCGGTGGGCTCGCCCCACGCCGTGGCCGTGAGCTCGGGCACGGCGGCCCTGCATCTGGCCCTGCGGCTGCTGGGGGTGGGGCCGGGGGATGAGGTGCTGTGCTCGACCCTGACCTTTGTGGCCACGGCCAACCCGATTCTCTACCAGGGAGCCACGCCGGTCTTCATCGACAGCGATCGCACCTCCTGGAATATGGATCCCAACCTGCTGGAGGCGGCCCTGGCCCAGCGGGCTCGGCGGGGTACCTTGCCCAAGGCCGTGATTGTGGTTCACCTCTACGGCCAGAGTGCCGACCTGGATGCCATTGGCGACCTGTGCGATCGCTACGGCGTGCCCCTGATCGAAGACGCCGCCGAGTCGCTGGGGGCCACCTACCGGGGGCGGGCCACCGGCACCGTGGGCCGGATCGGCATTTTTTCTTTTAACGGCAACAAAATTATTACCACCTCCGGCGGCGGCATGCTGGTCACCGCCGACCCGGCCCTGGCCCGCCAGGCCCAGTTTTTGGCCACCCAGGCCCGCGACCCCGCCCCCCACTACCAGCACTCGCAGCTGGGCTACAACTACCGCCTCAGCAACGTGCTGGCGGGCATTGGCCGGGGGCAGCTGGCGGTGCTGAAAGAACGGGTGGCCGCCCGCCGCCGCAACTTTGCCGCCTACCACCAGGCCCTCGGAACCTTGCCAGGAATTAGCTTTATGCCCGAGGCCGCCTACGGCACCGCCACCCGCTGGCTCACCTGCTTGACGGTGGACGAGACTGCGTTTGGCTGCGATCGCGACACCCTGCGCCTGGCCCTGGAGGCCGCCCAGATCGAGTCGCGCCCGGTGTGGAAACCGCTGCACCTGCAACCCCTGTTTGCGGGCTGCGAGGTGGTGGGCGGAGCCGTGGCCGCCGACCTGTTTCGGCGGGGGCTGTGCTTGCCCTCCGGTTCTGGTCTGCTCCCCGACGAGCTGGAGCGCGTCATCTCCCTGGTGGCCCGCCAGTACCACCTGGCCCGCGCCGCCACCGTCCTCTGCTGA
- a CDS encoding GNAT family N-acetyltransferase: MKHKETVPMQLDVLTPDSRRWRSLLDHTPHDIYQLPGYLLVEAARTHALPEAIVIEEGNRVLLAPYLLRRCGDAGGDIDALDAVSPYGYPGLLLNEAARGDGAFINRAIALLCWGLQEKGVCSAFFRLHPWLNADFQTAVPGCTVVDHGETVAIDLTLSEAQLWNQTKSGHRNKINRCRRQGWQARLVPCATHLPLFVEIYTETMARVGATGTYFEFDRGYFEGLHQALGDRLHLCVVEAEGDAAAAGLYSESHGIVQALFGGTRTALLKQSPTTLETDCVRQWAKARGNRVLHLGGGVGAAKDPLFEFKAGFSPGRWRFQSLRLVSDPARYQTLVEQRAKALGVAPAALTQGQFFPAYRATVEE; this comes from the coding sequence ATGAAGCATAAGGAAACCGTACCCATGCAGCTCGATGTTTTGACCCCCGACAGCCGCCGCTGGCGATCGCTGCTCGACCACACCCCCCACGACATCTACCAGCTGCCCGGCTACCTGCTGGTGGAGGCCGCCCGCACCCACGCCCTGCCCGAGGCCATAGTGATAGAGGAGGGGAACCGGGTGCTGCTGGCCCCCTACCTGCTGCGCCGCTGCGGCGATGCTGGCGGGGATATCGATGCGCTCGATGCGGTGTCGCCCTACGGCTATCCGGGGCTGCTGCTGAACGAGGCGGCGCGGGGGGATGGGGCGTTTATTAACCGGGCGATCGCCCTGCTCTGCTGGGGACTCCAAGAAAAGGGCGTCTGCTCGGCCTTTTTTCGGCTGCACCCCTGGCTAAATGCCGACTTTCAAACCGCTGTGCCCGGCTGCACGGTGGTTGACCACGGCGAAACGGTGGCGATCGATCTGACCCTGAGCGAGGCGCAGCTGTGGAACCAGACCAAATCGGGCCACCGCAACAAAATCAACCGCTGTCGCCGCCAGGGTTGGCAGGCCAGGCTGGTGCCCTGCGCCACCCACCTGCCGCTGTTCGTCGAGATCTACACCGAAACCATGGCGCGGGTGGGGGCCACTGGCACCTACTTCGAGTTTGACCGGGGCTACTTTGAGGGGCTGCACCAGGCCCTGGGCGATCGCCTGCACCTGTGCGTGGTCGAGGCCGAGGGCGATGCCGCCGCCGCCGGGCTGTATTCCGAATCGCACGGCATCGTGCAGGCATTGTTTGGTGGCACCCGCACCGCCCTTCTCAAGCAGTCGCCCACCACCCTGGAAACCGACTGCGTGCGCCAGTGGGCCAAAGCTCGGGGGAATCGGGTGCTGCACCTGGGCGGTGGCGTGGGGGCGGCCAAAGACCCCTTGTTTGAATTTAAAGCCGGGTTTTCGCCAGGGCGGTGGCGGTTTCAAAGCCTGCGGCTGGTGAGCGACCCCGCCCGGTACCAAACCCTGGTGGAGCAGCGGGCCAAGGCCCTGGGCGTCGCCCCTGCCGCCCTAACCCAGGGCCAGTTTTTCCCCGCCTATCGCGCCACCGTTGAGGAGTGA
- a CDS encoding MAPEG family protein, whose protein sequence is MSQPSPAPVNLHQEEQAIRRAGTRSLLLCALCFGLGYVTLPLVFEFPTLLVNRLAFALQASVFVLLWVLVGVMMVSIGRRRSLEDVGGAASGPPSDNIALAVAFLQNTLEQAVLAVGAYLALATLLSGPWLSLIATAVVLFGVGRLLFLRGYRRDQRGAKGRAFGMTLTMLPTLAGYLLAIALMLLPS, encoded by the coding sequence ATGAGCCAGCCCTCCCCCGCCCCTGTGAACCTGCATCAAGAGGAACAGGCCATTCGTCGGGCCGGAACCCGGTCGCTGCTGCTCTGCGCCCTCTGTTTTGGCCTGGGGTACGTCACGCTGCCCTTGGTGTTTGAGTTTCCCACCCTGCTGGTGAACCGGCTGGCCTTTGCCCTCCAGGCCAGTGTGTTTGTGCTCCTGTGGGTGCTGGTCGGGGTGATGATGGTGTCCATTGGACGGCGCAGATCCCTTGAAGACGTGGGGGGAGCGGCCTCTGGCCCCCCGAGCGACAACATTGCCCTAGCGGTGGCGTTTCTGCAAAATACCCTGGAGCAGGCGGTGCTAGCGGTGGGGGCCTACCTGGCCCTGGCCACCCTGCTCAGCGGCCCGTGGCTGTCGCTAATTGCAACGGCGGTGGTGCTGTTTGGGGTGGGGCGGCTACTCTTTTTGAGAGGCTATCGCCGCGACCAGCGAGGGGCAAAGGGGCGGGCCTTTGGCATGACCCTGACTATGTTGCCGACGCTGGCGGGGTATCTGCTGGCGATCGCCCTGATGCTGCTGCCCTCCTAA